The sequence GACACCTCATCTATTGATTCATTTAAATAGCTAACATCACCTACAATTATAAGTGTTTGAGTAAGAAATAAATAGTATATAAAACAATTTTACCAAGAATAAGGGCGCGCGCTCTTGGACTTGTCCAATTAAGTATAACCTGTCCACATTCAAGCCTCCAAAAAAGTGTTTTAGGGCTCTTTCCTTTACCCAAATCCTTATACTGCCATTACTGTTGAAGTCCCCTAACAAACATGATACGCTCATTTTATCGGTCGATAAAATCGAGGAGGGGCGTTAAGATGTTTTTAGCAATCAATGAAATGAAGCATTCCAAATTACGCTATGCCTTGGTGATAGGTGTCATGTTCTTGATTGCCTATTTGGTCTTTTTTTTAACGGGATTAGCCTATGGCCTGGCACAGGAAAATCGCATGGTTGTCGATAAATGGAACGCTGATCACATATTATTAGCGGAAGAATCAAATAACAATTTAAACATGTCAATGGTCTCAAAAAATGTATTTGACGACGTTTCCGCTGATGAGAAAGCGATTTTAGCGCAAACTGCCGGTGTGATCACACAAGAAGATGTCGATGAAAAGGTGAATGTTCAGTTTTTTGGCATTGTGCCAGACCAATTTTTAGTCCCGAACATTATTGAGGGAGAAATGTTTTCAAACGATAATGAAACAGTTGCTGATGTGAGCTTAAAAGAGCAATACGGCCTGTCATTAGGAGATCGTATAACATTAGCAGGCAACGAGAAAGAATTGACAATCGTTGGTTTTACAGAAGATGCAAAGTTCACTGTATCGCCAGTTTTATACACGTCAATCAGTGCTAACCAAGAAATTCGTTTTGATCAGCCAGAAACAGTCGATGAGGCGCCTATTAATGCAATTGTGACGAGGGGGCAACTGAATGACACGCCTGATGAGTTAGAAACAGTAAATATCGCCACTTTCATCAATGAACTTCCTGGTTACAGTGCACAAGTACTAACGTTTGGGTTTATGATTGGATTTCTCATTATCATTGCCGCCATTGTTATTGGCATATTTGTTTATGTCCTGACTATGCAAAAGTCGGAAATTTTTGGGGTAATGAAAGCCCAAGGCATTTCTAGTCGATATATATCAACTTCTGTTATTGCGCAAACGTTCTTATTAACAGCATTAGGTGTCATGATAGGCTTGCTGTCAACTTTGGGTACATCCTTGCTGTTGCCAGAAGCGGTGCCTTTCCAAGTAAATATCGAATTTTTCACAGGAATTAGTGGGCTCATCATACTAATCGCTGTTTTAGGTGCTTTTTTCTCAGTAAGAAGCATCGTAAAGATTGATCCATTGAAAGCAATTGGATAGGAGTGAGAACATGGGGGCAATTGAATTTAAACAAGTGAAAAAAACGTTCAAAGATGGTGCTCATACAATTGAAGCGTTAAAGAAAACAGATTTCGCCGTAGCAAAAGGGGAGTTTGTCGCTATTATCGGCCCGTCTGGTTCTGGAAAGAGCACGTTTCTAACGATTGCCGGCGGATTGCAAGCGCCTTCCGAGGGAGAAGTATTGATTAATGGTAAACTTTTTAGCAAAAAGAAAGAACAAGAACGCGCCAAACGAAGATTTAAAGAGATTGGTTTTGTTTTACAATCATCAAACCTTGTGCCATTCTTGACAGTACAACAACAACTACA is a genomic window of Shouchella clausii containing:
- a CDS encoding ABC transporter permease codes for the protein MFLAINEMKHSKLRYALVIGVMFLIAYLVFFLTGLAYGLAQENRMVVDKWNADHILLAEESNNNLNMSMVSKNVFDDVSADEKAILAQTAGVITQEDVDEKVNVQFFGIVPDQFLVPNIIEGEMFSNDNETVADVSLKEQYGLSLGDRITLAGNEKELTIVGFTEDAKFTVSPVLYTSISANQEIRFDQPETVDEAPINAIVTRGQLNDTPDELETVNIATFINELPGYSAQVLTFGFMIGFLIIIAAIVIGIFVYVLTMQKSEIFGVMKAQGISSRYISTSVIAQTFLLTALGVMIGLLSTLGTSLLLPEAVPFQVNIEFFTGISGLIILIAVLGAFFSVRSIVKIDPLKAIG